In Synechococcus sp. PCC 6312, one genomic interval encodes:
- a CDS encoding YtxH domain-containing protein, producing the protein MANQRSGFFLGGVLVGTAIGALVGVLLAPRSGRETRSMLKKSADALPELVEDLADSLQIHTDRLSEAARVSWDDTLERLREAIQDGLEVSQQQRQALQTALEQPDVDETLDDDEVVKL; encoded by the coding sequence ATGGCTAATCAACGTTCTGGATTTTTCTTAGGTGGCGTTCTGGTCGGAACAGCGATTGGGGCCCTAGTTGGTGTCTTGTTAGCCCCCCGCTCTGGGCGAGAAACCCGCTCTATGCTCAAGAAATCTGCGGATGCCCTCCCGGAACTCGTCGAAGATTTAGCCGATAGCTTGCAAATTCATACGGATCGCCTTTCGGAAGCAGCCCGGGTCAGTTGGGATGACACTCTTGAACGACTGCGGGAAGCGATTCAAGATGGCCTGGAAGTCTCCCAACAACAACGGCAAGCCCTCCAAACTGCCCTCGAACAACCCGATGTGGATGAAACGCTGGATGACGACGAAGTGGTTAAACTTTAG
- a CDS encoding GDP-L-fucose synthase, which produces MLDLTDQKILVTGGAGFLGQLVVQQLLQAGASKGKIMIPRSKDYDLRSLEVCQAVVQDQDIVIHLAAHVGGIGLNREKPGELFYDNLIMGTQLIHTAYQAGVKKFVCVGTICAYPKFTPVPFKEENLWDGYPEETNAPYGVAKKALLVQLQAYRQQYGFNGIYLLPVNLYGPGDNFDPRSSHVIPALIRKVHEAQLRGDTDLPVWGDGSPTREFIYGDDAARGIVLGTLAYDDSDPVNLGTNFEISIKDLVELIVELMEFKGKIVWQPDQPNGQPRRCLDTERAKAAFGFTAQMDLRQGLKHTIDWYRQHAA; this is translated from the coding sequence ATGCTGGATTTAACCGACCAGAAAATTCTCGTCACCGGCGGCGCGGGCTTTCTCGGGCAATTGGTAGTGCAACAACTCCTCCAGGCCGGGGCGAGCAAAGGCAAGATCATGATTCCCCGCTCGAAAGACTATGATTTGCGCTCTCTTGAAGTTTGCCAGGCCGTGGTTCAGGATCAGGATATTGTCATCCACTTGGCGGCCCATGTCGGCGGGATTGGTCTGAATCGGGAAAAGCCAGGGGAACTCTTTTACGACAACCTGATCATGGGGACGCAACTGATCCATACGGCATACCAGGCCGGGGTGAAGAAGTTTGTTTGTGTCGGGACGATTTGCGCCTATCCGAAATTTACCCCCGTGCCGTTTAAGGAAGAAAACCTTTGGGATGGCTATCCGGAAGAAACCAATGCTCCCTACGGGGTGGCCAAAAAAGCTCTCTTAGTTCAACTCCAGGCCTACCGTCAACAGTATGGGTTTAATGGGATTTATCTCTTGCCGGTGAACTTATACGGGCCGGGTGATAATTTTGACCCCCGCAGTTCCCATGTGATTCCGGCCCTAATTCGCAAAGTCCATGAAGCCCAATTACGGGGTGATACAGACCTTCCTGTTTGGGGTGATGGCAGTCCAACGCGGGAATTTATTTATGGCGATGATGCGGCTCGGGGGATTGTCCTGGGAACCCTTGCCTATGACGACTCTGATCCGGTGAATTTAGGGACGAACTTTGAGATTTCGATCAAGGATTTAGTCGAGTTAATTGTCGAGTTGATGGAATTCAAGGGCAAAATTGTCTGGCAACCGGATCAACCCAATGGGCAACCGCGGCGGTGTTTGGATACGGAACGGGCTAAGGCGGCGTTTGGATTTACAGCGCAGATGGATTTACGGCAAGGCTTGAAACATACGATTGATTGGTATCGTCAACATGCTGCTTAA
- the gmd gene encoding GDP-mannose 4,6-dehydratase yields MTQAKRALITGITGQDGSYLTELLLEKGYEVHGIIRRTSTFNTDRIDHVYQDPHQEHPQLTLHYGDLADGTTLRKIIEQVQPDEIYNLGAQSHVRVSFDAPEYTVDTVGVGTLRLLEALRDYQQRTNAAVRYYQAGSSEMYGLVQAVPQSETTPFYPRSPYACAKVYAHWQTVNYRESYNLFACNGILFNHESPRRGETFVTRKITRAVARIVAGQQKKLYLGNLDSKRDWGYAKDYVRAMWLMLQQDQPDDYVVATGETYSVKEFLDLAFNHVNLDWHDYVEFDPRYLRPAEVELLIGDPTKAKAKLGWSPSVTFPELVALMVNADLQAVGISQNNGQAITSESVLDVVASRQLISKAD; encoded by the coding sequence ATGACTCAAGCTAAACGTGCCCTGATTACCGGGATTACTGGCCAAGATGGTTCTTATTTAACAGAGTTGTTGTTAGAGAAGGGCTATGAAGTTCACGGAATTATTCGCCGGACTTCCACCTTTAACACCGACCGGATTGATCACGTCTATCAGGATCCGCACCAAGAGCATCCCCAACTCACCTTGCATTACGGGGATCTGGCGGATGGAACAACCCTGCGGAAAATTATTGAACAAGTCCAGCCCGATGAAATTTATAATCTCGGGGCCCAGTCCCATGTGCGGGTGAGTTTTGATGCCCCAGAATACACAGTGGATACAGTGGGCGTTGGGACATTACGGCTCCTAGAAGCACTTCGGGACTATCAGCAACGCACCAATGCCGCCGTGCGCTATTACCAGGCCGGGTCTTCGGAAATGTATGGACTAGTCCAGGCCGTCCCCCAAAGCGAAACCACCCCGTTTTATCCCCGCAGTCCCTACGCCTGTGCCAAAGTTTATGCCCACTGGCAGACTGTGAATTACCGCGAATCCTATAACCTGTTTGCCTGTAACGGGATTTTGTTTAACCACGAATCTCCCCGGCGGGGCGAAACCTTTGTCACTCGGAAAATTACGCGGGCTGTAGCGCGCATTGTGGCCGGCCAACAGAAAAAACTATACCTAGGAAATCTGGATTCCAAGCGAGACTGGGGCTATGCCAAAGACTATGTCCGGGCGATGTGGCTGATGCTCCAACAGGATCAACCCGATGACTATGTGGTCGCCACTGGGGAAACCTACTCAGTCAAAGAATTCTTAGATTTAGCCTTCAACCATGTCAATCTGGACTGGCATGATTATGTCGAGTTTGACCCCCGTTATTTACGTCCGGCGGAAGTGGAGTTGCTGATTGGGGATCCAACCAAAGCCAAAGCTAAACTCGGTTGGTCGCCCTCTGTCACCTTCCCAGAACTCGTCGCCTTGATGGTGAATGCAGATCTCCAGGCCGTAGGAATTAGTCAAAACAATGGCCAGGCCATTACCAGTGAAAGTGTTTTGGATGTGGTCGCTAGTCGGCAGTTAATTAGCAAGGCGGACTAA
- a CDS encoding ABC transporter ATP-binding protein — protein sequence MLKLKRLSYHPPATPQAILRDITLELAPQQLGLIIGPSGSGKTTLLEILAGLAAPTSGQVFWHSQELTPQHLQQLAGLVFQFPDRYFCGGTILEELRLGHPEIPLDRVEQALASVGLETLPFHTRPQALSGGQQRRLALAVQLIRQPYLLLLDEPTAGLDWSMRQQLISLLGLLKKDWSLLIVTHEAQELEAIADVTWHIEHGQLTENFYPSNEKSFLGR from the coding sequence TTGCTTAAATTAAAACGACTCTCGTACCATCCTCCAGCAACACCCCAAGCCATTTTGCGGGATATTACCTTGGAATTGGCACCTCAGCAGTTAGGACTGATCATTGGCCCCAGTGGTTCCGGGAAAACAACCCTTTTAGAAATTTTGGCCGGCCTAGCAGCGCCCACATCCGGTCAGGTATTCTGGCATAGTCAAGAACTCACCCCCCAACATCTGCAACAACTGGCCGGCCTGGTCTTTCAGTTTCCAGATCGCTACTTTTGTGGCGGAACCATTCTTGAAGAACTTCGCTTGGGGCATCCTGAAATTCCCTTAGACCGAGTTGAACAGGCCCTGGCATCCGTAGGTTTAGAAACTCTCCCCTTCCATACTCGGCCCCAGGCCCTCAGTGGGGGGCAACAACGCCGATTAGCTTTGGCTGTGCAATTAATCCGTCAACCTTACCTGCTACTGTTAGATGAACCTACAGCTGGACTGGACTGGTCAATGCGGCAACAACTTATTAGTTTATTAGGACTATTAAAAAAGGACTGGAGTTTGTTAATTGTCACCCACGAAGCCCAAGAACTTGAGGCCATTGCCGATGTCACTTGGCATATTGAACATGGGCAATTAACAGAAAATTTTTATCCATCTAATGAGAAAAGCTTCCTAGGCAGGTAA
- a CDS encoding Sll0314/Alr1548 family TPR repeat-containing protein, which produces MPSQLSPIKLGFRQTAQRALLACAAIVLTHTSGAWAADPFRTGENSRPISDATEAVFVAVFREGNYVKGRQLLPAALKASAQEPLTLTMAGGMAFLDGNWADLNRYANQTIQAAQRLSTKDPLRSNLYQAVGNFLLAAYDMSDGGSGPVAGAALALMRAQDVFGYLNQAKAINPNDPELNLIQGFIEWGVANNLGIFKIEDGINRLQTQAAPPYLSYRGVALAYRDLNQSQAALEAIEKALAAAPNNPELIYLKAQILSQAGNKQASLSLFNQALAMGDQLPSELVKQIKLERDQVQAALPQ; this is translated from the coding sequence ATGCCTAGCCAATTGTCCCCGATCAAATTAGGGTTTCGCCAGACTGCTCAACGTGCTTTATTAGCCTGTGCTGCCATTGTACTCACCCATACCAGTGGGGCCTGGGCGGCGGATCCCTTTCGGACTGGGGAAAACAGCCGTCCCATCTCAGATGCTACAGAAGCGGTCTTTGTGGCGGTCTTTCGAGAAGGTAATTATGTTAAAGGCCGGCAACTCCTACCAGCGGCACTAAAGGCTAGTGCTCAGGAACCCTTAACCTTAACGATGGCGGGGGGGATGGCTTTTCTCGATGGGAACTGGGCAGATCTAAATCGCTATGCCAATCAAACCATCCAAGCAGCACAACGACTATCCACCAAAGACCCTCTTCGTAGTAACCTCTACCAGGCCGTGGGTAACTTTCTTTTGGCGGCCTATGATATGTCTGATGGGGGATCCGGGCCGGTGGCCGGGGCAGCGTTGGCCTTAATGCGGGCTCAGGATGTGTTTGGCTATCTCAACCAGGCCAAGGCCATCAATCCCAATGACCCAGAATTAAACCTGATCCAAGGCTTTATTGAATGGGGCGTGGCCAATAATTTGGGAATTTTCAAAATTGAGGATGGGATCAACCGACTCCAAACTCAAGCTGCACCGCCCTACCTCAGCTATCGGGGCGTGGCTCTGGCCTATCGAGATCTGAATCAGTCCCAGGCCGCCCTAGAAGCTATTGAAAAAGCTCTTGCCGCCGCGCCCAATAACCCGGAATTGATCTATCTCAAGGCCCAAATCCTCAGTCAAGCGGGGAATAAGCAGGCCTCTCTCTCTCTGTTCAACCAGGCTCTGGCCATGGGGGATCAACTCCCGAGCGAACTGGTCAAGCAAATCAAGTTGGAGCGAGATCAAGTGCAAGCGGCGTTACCCCAGTAG
- a CDS encoding alpha/beta fold hydrolase, protein MSVLDGPWTHKFLISNGIKLHYVTQGEGPLVLLLHGFPEFWYSWRHQIPILAATFKVVALDLRGYNESDKPPDVGSYALEELVLDIEGVISSLGYERCILVGHDWGGFLAWGVAETYPQRIQKLCLLNAPHPAKFCQGLFDPQQLLSSWYIGLFQLPWLPETLLAWNDYQAIVTILQSNAINQTAFTPADLEAYKNAASRRGALRAMLNYYRNLAPGLGERDWPILNIPTLMLWGEGDKTLSQNLTLGTEEYVRDLRIHYIPHCGHWVQQEQPQLVNQYLSEFL, encoded by the coding sequence ATGTCAGTTCTCGATGGCCCCTGGACACATAAATTCCTCATTAGTAACGGCATTAAGCTCCACTATGTCACCCAAGGGGAAGGGCCACTGGTGTTGCTCCTACATGGGTTTCCAGAATTCTGGTACTCGTGGCGGCATCAAATTCCTATTTTGGCAGCTACCTTCAAAGTCGTTGCCTTAGATTTACGGGGCTATAACGAAAGTGATAAACCACCGGATGTGGGAAGTTATGCCTTAGAGGAACTGGTTTTAGACATTGAAGGGGTGATCTCGAGCCTGGGCTATGAGCGGTGTATTTTAGTCGGTCATGATTGGGGCGGATTCCTGGCCTGGGGGGTGGCTGAGACCTATCCGCAACGGATTCAAAAGCTCTGTCTGTTGAATGCGCCCCATCCGGCTAAGTTTTGTCAGGGATTATTTGACCCTCAACAATTGCTCAGTAGTTGGTATATTGGTCTGTTTCAACTCCCTTGGTTACCGGAAACCCTTTTGGCATGGAACGACTACCAGGCCATTGTCACCATCCTTCAAAGTAATGCCATTAATCAAACAGCTTTTACTCCCGCAGATCTTGAAGCCTATAAAAATGCCGCCAGCCGTCGCGGTGCCTTGAGGGCGATGCTCAATTATTATCGAAATCTGGCCCCTGGCCTGGGGGAGCGAGATTGGCCAATTCTGAATATCCCCACTCTCATGCTCTGGGGGGAAGGAGATAAAACCCTCAGCCAAAACCTCACCTTGGGAACTGAAGAATATGTTCGTGACCTGAGAATCCACTATATTCCCCACTGTGGCCACTGGGTTCAACAGGAGCAACCCCAGCTAGTGAATCAATATCTAAGTGAGTTTCTATGA